One window from the genome of Trichoplusia ni isolate ovarian cell line Hi5 chromosome 13, tn1, whole genome shotgun sequence encodes:
- the LOC113500052 gene encoding uncharacterized protein LOC113500052 gives MERTAKVWKHFKKINESTAQCSLCPKQISCKGSNTTGLDRHLQRVHNISVNQPPPDESKSVVQPGTSCEPESKKIKRENQSEITRYVARKSLSEIISRLAAEDGLTIRAITKSKFIRESITQRGYKMPKNETEIMKIILNYYEEKKAEMIQKFKNLVASGTRFSLSVDEWTSVRNRRYFNLCLYVEDGEVFNLGLIYIPGKCGAEETKKMVEDTLKRFQLDFEKHIVATTSDGPNVMKKFGRESPSEMILCLNHAIHLGVVDTFYKKRQATSAVSSSEDTDDSDDEIMENKNSSDDEADDNASYDTNFRLQPIDEIKRVLDETRSLVKLFRKSPLKNSQLQNYVKAEFGKEFSLLLDVKTRWNSIIVMAERFLKLKNCVKKALIDLNMLDKWNEDNLLLLQSIVDLLQPVKILPDTTYSCRSLRETKRYVTNS, from the coding sequence ATGGAGCGTACAGCAAAAGTatggaaacattttaaaaagataaatgaatCAACAGCACAGTGTTCGTTATGtccaaaacaaatttcatgcaAAGGGTCGAATACTACGGGCCTTGACAGACACCTCCAAAGAGTCCACAATATTTCTGTGAATCAACCGCCACCGGATGAATCAAAATCAGTTGTACAACCTGGGACATCTTGCGAACCGGaatcaaaaaaaattaaacgtgaAAATCAGTCTGAAATTACACGATACGTTGCTAGAAAGTCTTTGTCTGAAATAATTTCTCGTTTGGCGGCAGAGGATGGCCTTACTATAAGAGCAATCACAAAGAGTAAATTTATTCGTGAGAGTATTACCCAGCGAGGTTATAAAATGCCTAAAAACGAAactgaaattatgaaaattatattaaattattatgaagaaaaaaaagcagaaatgattcagaaatttaaaaacttggtCGCTTCTGGTACACGTTTCAGCCTTTCAGTAGACGAGTGGACCAGCGTCCGAAACCGAAGGTactttaatttgtgtttgtatgttGAGGACGGAGAAGTTTTCAATTTGGGATTAATCTATATACCAGGTAAATGCGGTGCTGAAGAGACCAAAAAAATGGTTGAAGATACattaaaaagatttcaattggattttgaaaaacatattgTAGCCACCACCAGCGATGGCCCAAATGTAATGAAAAAGTTTGGCAGGGAAAGCCCCAGCGAGATGATCCTATGCTTGAACCACGCAATCCATCTAGGAGTTGtagatacattttataaaaagagaCAGGCTACATCCGCAGTTTCGAGCTCCGAAGATACCGATGATAGTGACGATGAAATAATGGAGAACAAAAACTCTTCTGATGACGAAGCGGACGACAATGCCAGCTACGACACAAACTTCCGATTACAACCCATTGATGAAATTAAACGAGTGCTCGACGAAACAAGGTCCTTAGTGAAATTATTTAGAAAGAGTCCACTGAAAAATAGCCAATTACAGAATTATGTGAAAGCTGAATTTGGGAAAGAATTCAGTTTACTACTGGATGTCAAAACAAGGTGGAATTCCATCATTGTGATGGCAGAACGGTTTCTGAAGCTCAAAAATTGCGTGAAGAAagctttgattgatttaaaCATGTTAGACAAGTGGAATGAAGACAATCTTCTTCTTTTGCAGTCGATTGTTGATTTGTTGCAGCCAGTCAAGATCCTGCCTGACACAACATACAGCTGTAGAAGCCTTAGGGAGACAAAACGCTACGTTACTAACAGCTGA